DNA sequence from the Cellulophaga sp. HaHaR_3_176 genome:
AAGTGCTGATTTCGTTGAAGGGATTCAATTAGATTTTATTCCTTTTCATGTTACATACTCATTTATAAAAACTATAATATTTGCATTTATTATAGCTACCATACCCTCCTTTCATGGTTATTATATGAAAGGTGGAGCTTTAGAGGTTGGTAAGGCAAGTACAACATCGTTTGTATGGACGAGTGTTGTTATTATTATTGTAAATTATATACTAACACAACTTTTATTAGGCTAATGATTGAAGTAAATGACATACACAAATCTTTCGGAGATACAAAAATACTTAAGGGTGTAACTACTTCTTTCGAGAAAGGAAAAACAAACCTTATAATTGGACAAAGTGGTTCTGGAAAAACTGTTTTTCTAAAGTGTCTTCTGGGTTTATTTGAACCTGAAGAAGGATCTATTTGTTATGACGGAAGAACATACTCCAGTTTAACAGGAGATGAAAAAAGAGATTTACGTCAAGAAATGGGCATGGTATTTCAAGGTAGTGCTTTGTTTGATTCTATGACTGTTGAAGGCAATGTAATGTTTCCTCTTGAAATGTTTACAAAACAATCTAAATCTGAAATGCAGGATCGTGTTGATGCTGTTTTAAAACGTGTCAATTTAATTGAAGCACACCACAAGTACCCTTCAGAAATATCTGGAGGAATGCAAAAAAGAGTTGCTATTGCAAGAGCAATAGTTATGAACCCGAAGTATTTATTTTGTGATGAGCCAAACTCTGGACTTGATCCCAAAACCGCTATATTAATTGACAATCTAATTCAAGAGATTACAGAAGAGTATAATATTACAACTATTATTAACACTCATGATATGAACTCTGTTATGGAAATAGGTCAGAAAATTTTATTCTTAAAAAACGGTTTAAAAGAGTGGGAAGGCACAAATAAAGAAATATTCAAAACCGATAACGAAGCCGTTACCGATTTTGTATATTCATCAGAATTGTTTAAAAAAGTGCGTCAAATGTATATTGAAGAGCGTAATTAAATTTAATTTAATTCCGCTTTAACCTCAATTTTATTATTCTTTAAACGAAGTTTTAGCCAATCAGATAATTTCTTAGTATCTATTTCTGCTTGACCTTTCTTAATTTCTTTTTTCCAACTTACTTCAAAAACAGGAATTGTATCTAATTTTTTAAAATCTGTTTTAATTGTATACGAGAAACCAAGTGTTTCTAAATTTTCATAGTTTGTTTTAGCCTCAGCACTTATATCTTCAAAAGGAATTTGCGAAGTTTTTAGCTTATTCAACTTCACTAAATCTTCTTCTAAAATTTTTATTCGCTCATCTTTCGATAACAATTCTGCTTTTTTAGATTCATAAAGCTCATTTACATATTTAAATTGATCGATAACTTCATTTTTAGAACCTTGAATTATTTTCAGGTCTACATCTTTCAACTCCGTGTAATCTTCATTTTTTATAGATCTCCAACTTGAAATTATGTTATCTGGCACTAATTCTTCTCCCATAAACATAAGTTCTATAGCTGAATTTTCTCTTTTAGTTTTACTACCAAAAATCATTTCAAAAAAATTCTTATCATTACCATGATACTCTATATTGGTGAAATTCCCAAGAAACATTCCATTTCCTGCAAATTGATATTTCTCAATATTATTAGTGATAAAACTTTGAGCTTCACTTTTAAACTTAGATTCTTTCCAAGCTTGAAAGAATGTAAAACTAGCAGGTATCATAACTAAAATAGCTACTAATGATGCCAACCTTGCTATTGTTCTCCTTCTTTGAGAGTTAGCGTAGCGCACCATCGGAAAGCCTAAAATTTTAATAACCAGAAAAGTTGCCAGACCAATAAAGATGGTATTTATTATAAATAAATACATTGCTCCACTAGCATAATCCCAGTTACCAATAGCTAAACCAAAACCTACTGTACATAAAGGAGGCATTAATGCTGTTGCAATTGCTACACCAAATATAACACTAGCTATCGTGCCTTTTTTTGCTCTAGCAATCACCAACGCCAAACCACCAAAAAAAGCTATAAGAACATCTCTAATATCAGGCGCCGTACGTGCTAAAAGCTCTGAAGATTCATCACGTAATGGAAAAAGTTTAAAAAACAGAAAAGCTGTTAAAATACTAAGAACCACCATTACAGCAAAATTCTTTAACGAACGACGAAGTGTATCAACATCATTAATTGCCAATGACAATCCCATACCTAATATAGGACCCATTAGTGGCGAAATTAACATGGCCCCAATAACAACAGCTGTTGAATTTGCATTCAAACCAATTGAAGCTATAAATATAGAGCATATTAAAATCCACGATGTATGGCCTTTAAATGGTATATCTGCAACAATAGATTCTCGAGTAGCTTCTTGGTCAGTATTACTTCTGATATCTAATAACTCTGACAAAAACTGTTTAGTAGAACCTAAAAGACCTTGAAGATCTTTTTTCACCTCTTCTCCTTTAGCTCCTTCATTGCTGTTGGGCGCAATATGTTCTTTATTTAATTCGTCATTCATATTCTAGGTATACTGTTTACCAAATTTTTCTTTCACCTTAACAAGTACTTGCTTAATATCTTGTTCTTTAGATTTTGGGTAGATTAGTAAAACATCTTCTTTATCTACAATAATGTAATCCTTTAAGCCATCAACAACAACAATTTTGTCTTTTGGAGATCTAATCATATTCCCTGTAGCATCTTCTAACAAAACTCTGCTGTTAACTACAGCGTTATCACCTTCTTCTTTATCTAACTTATCATAAAGAGAACCCCAAGTACCTAAATCATTCCAATCAAAAGTAGCAGGAAGAACATAAATCTTTTTTGATTGTTCTAATATTGCATAATCAATAGATATATTTTCTGCCTGAGGATAGTTCTCATTAATAAACTCCTGTTCAGAATCTGTATTATACAAAGCAATTCCCTTTGCAAATAATTCGTATTGCGATGGTTGGTAAGCTTTAAAAGCGTCAACTATTGTTTTAACGCTCCACATAAATATACCCGCATTCCACAAAAAATTACCTTGTGCTAAAAAATCTTTAGCAGTTTCATAATTAGGCTTTTCTCTAAATTGGTTTACCTTTTTAAGGTCTTCTTTATTTTCTTTATCAAATTCTATATATCCAAAGCCTGTGTTCGGAAAAGTTGGTTTAATACCTAAAGTACAAAGTGCATCTTCTTTTTCACATTTATCAAAACACGCTTCAACATTTCTTGCAAAACCTTCTTCATCTTCAATCCAATGATCACTAGGTGCTACTATCATCACCGCATCTGGATTTTTCTTTTGTATTTTTAATGACGCATATAATATACATGGTGCTGTATTACGCATTGCAGGCTCAAGAACTACTTGTTCTTGTTTTACCATGGGTAATTGCTCTAATACTAAATCATTATAGCGCTCATTTGTTAAAATCAGAATATTCTCTGTAGGAACAAACTTATTTAAACGTTTAAAAGTTTTTTGAATTAAAGTATCTCCCGTACCAAGCATATCGTGAAATTGCTTAGGAAATTCAGATGTACTAACTGGCCAAAAACGAGATCCAACTCCACCTGCCATTAAAACTGCGTAATAATTTTTATTCATTTCTTTTAGTCTTTTATTAACTCTACTTCTGCATTAGGTTGAAACAAATAAATATTATTTGTACTCAACTCAATACATTCGAATCGTTTTATTTTTTTATTCCCTTTTTTAAAAATTCTACCATTTTTTAATCTAAATACGCTTCCGATTGGTAATTGAAAAACGTACGAATTTTCTTTAAATTGTGCATCAAATTGTTTTAATGCTATTGATAATTTAGCATCTGTATCACTACTCGCACTGGGGTTTCTAAAGTGATTTGCTATTAATGGCAAAACCTTTGGCGGAAAAACCTCTGGACGAATAAAAGGAAGCATTAAAAATTGAAATGTTTTTTTCCATTCTAATCCATGTGGCTTAATTTTTCTTCCATATTTTTCAAAAGCTACTAAGTGTGCTATCTCATGCACCAAAGTAATTAAAAAACGATACTTATTTAAAGATGAATTAACTGTTATTTTATGTGTTCCGTCTGGTAATCTCCTATAATCACCATGACGAGTAACACGTTGATTTACAATCTTTAAATTAACACTATTTTCCTTTATCAGATCAGCGCACAACTCTACTGCTCGTTCAGGAAGGTATTTTTCTAGTGTTTTATACATTCAACAAAAATAAGATAAATATCAAAAAATTAAACAGCTATTTTATGGTGTGCTATTACTAACCTGTATTAATTTTCCATTAAACAACACATTACCCGTTAAAGCAAATTCTTTAATATAATTAGCCATTTCTAAAGCTGTCGTTGGCGCTTGATAACCCGGAAAAGCTTCTTCTAACATTTCTGTCTGTACCGCTCCAAGAGCTAAAACATTAAATGAAGGACCCGATTCTTTAAACTCTTCTGCCCATAATTCAGTTAATGTAATTACAGCTGCCTTACTAGAACTATATGCTGCTAAACCAGGAAATTTAAGACTTCCTTGCACTCCACCCATTGAACTAATTGTTATAACATGACCTGTTTTAGCCATTTTAGGCACTACAATCTTAGTTACGCTCGCTACACCAAAAACATTCACCTTATACACCTCTTCAAATTCTGATGATGTAATATCTAAAAAGGGTTTATTTAAAAGCTTACCTGCATTATTAATAAGAACATCAACTTGTTCCCATGAGTCTTTAATAAATTTTTCTAGTTTATCTAAATCTTTTTCATCGGATAGATCAAAGGGAAAGGAAGTGATATTAAGATGTTTTAAATCGGAAATAGGCTTATCATTTCTAGACAATGCTAAAACTTGATGATCAGCATCTGCAAAAAGCTTAGCCATTTCAAATCCTATTCCCCTACTTGAACCTGTAATTATAATATTTGCCATTGGTAACCTTAATTGAACTTAATTTCTTTTGTTGTTGCATTTACAATACCAGTAACCATTGGTATTGATTTGTTTACTACAGTTGCCATATGATTAAAATCCATCAATTCTGCTTCGTCATCAACACCATGATAATGGTTGAAATTTGTAAAATCAAATGTGCAAAATGTCTGAGAAGGCACACTAAACTC
Encoded proteins:
- a CDS encoding mannose-1-phosphate guanylyltransferase produces the protein MNKNYYAVLMAGGVGSRFWPVSTSEFPKQFHDMLGTGDTLIQKTFKRLNKFVPTENILILTNERYNDLVLEQLPMVKQEQVVLEPAMRNTAPCILYASLKIQKKNPDAVMIVAPSDHWIEDEEGFARNVEACFDKCEKEDALCTLGIKPTFPNTGFGYIEFDKENKEDLKKVNQFREKPNYETAKDFLAQGNFLWNAGIFMWSVKTIVDAFKAYQPSQYELFAKGIALYNTDSEQEFINENYPQAENISIDYAILEQSKKIYVLPATFDWNDLGTWGSLYDKLDKEEGDNAVVNSRVLLEDATGNMIRSPKDKIVVVDGLKDYIIVDKEDVLLIYPKSKEQDIKQVLVKVKEKFGKQYT
- a CDS encoding DUF389 domain-containing protein; translation: MNDELNKEHIAPNSNEGAKGEEVKKDLQGLLGSTKQFLSELLDIRSNTDQEATRESIVADIPFKGHTSWILICSIFIASIGLNANSTAVVIGAMLISPLMGPILGMGLSLAINDVDTLRRSLKNFAVMVVLSILTAFLFFKLFPLRDESSELLARTAPDIRDVLIAFFGGLALVIARAKKGTIASVIFGVAIATALMPPLCTVGFGLAIGNWDYASGAMYLFIINTIFIGLATFLVIKILGFPMVRYANSQRRRTIARLASLVAILVMIPASFTFFQAWKESKFKSEAQSFITNNIEKYQFAGNGMFLGNFTNIEYHGNDKNFFEMIFGSKTKRENSAIELMFMGEELVPDNIISSWRSIKNEDYTELKDVDLKIIQGSKNEVIDQFKYVNELYESKKAELLSKDERIKILEEDLVKLNKLKTSQIPFEDISAEAKTNYENLETLGFSYTIKTDFKKLDTIPVFEVSWKKEIKKGQAEIDTKKLSDWLKLRLKNNKIEVKAELN
- a CDS encoding ABC transporter ATP-binding protein produces the protein MIEVNDIHKSFGDTKILKGVTTSFEKGKTNLIIGQSGSGKTVFLKCLLGLFEPEEGSICYDGRTYSSLTGDEKRDLRQEMGMVFQGSALFDSMTVEGNVMFPLEMFTKQSKSEMQDRVDAVLKRVNLIEAHHKYPSEISGGMQKRVAIARAIVMNPKYLFCDEPNSGLDPKTAILIDNLIQEITEEYNITTIINTHDMNSVMEIGQKILFLKNGLKEWEGTNKEIFKTDNEAVTDFVYSSELFKKVRQMYIEERN
- a CDS encoding SDR family oxidoreductase, which translates into the protein MANIIITGSSRGIGFEMAKLFADADHQVLALSRNDKPISDLKHLNITSFPFDLSDEKDLDKLEKFIKDSWEQVDVLINNAGKLLNKPFLDITSSEFEEVYKVNVFGVASVTKIVVPKMAKTGHVITISSMGGVQGSLKFPGLAAYSSSKAAVITLTELWAEEFKESGPSFNVLALGAVQTEMLEEAFPGYQAPTTALEMANYIKEFALTGNVLFNGKLIQVSNSTP
- a CDS encoding SprT-like domain-containing protein, which encodes MYKTLEKYLPERAVELCADLIKENSVNLKIVNQRVTRHGDYRRLPDGTHKITVNSSLNKYRFLITLVHEIAHLVAFEKYGRKIKPHGLEWKKTFQFLMLPFIRPEVFPPKVLPLIANHFRNPSASSDTDAKLSIALKQFDAQFKENSYVFQLPIGSVFRLKNGRIFKKGNKKIKRFECIELSTNNIYLFQPNAEVELIKD